The sequence below is a genomic window from Nitrobacter winogradskyi Nb-255.
TCAGGAGAACTGAACTTGATTCAACGCAGGATAGACCACTCGAGAGCCATTGCACTTTTCGCTTGCATCATGATGCTGATGTCGTCGATGACGCCCGCGCGGGCCGACCGCACGATCACGGACATGGCTGGCCGTAGGGTGATTATTGCGGATCGAGTGGCGCGCGTGGCGACCATTGGCCCCGTCCCGGTGCTTAACAGCTTCGTGTTCGCGCTTGGTGAGGCGAGATCGCTTGTCAACGGTCTGCCGCCGAACCTATCCGGGCCACGCTGGCGCATGCAGTATCTTGTCGATCCCGATATCTCCCGACGCCCTGTACTACAGGGTGGCGGCGGTGCTCCGCTGGTAGAAGGTTTGATCGAAACGAAGCCCGATATCGTCCTCACAATGGACCGGAGAAACGTCGATCTGGCGGCTCGCGCCCGCACACCCGTGGTGTTTCTCGCATGGCGACAGCCGAATGACGTGAAGGCGGTGATGCGCCTGCTCGGCCAGATCTACGGCAAGACCGAAGCGGCGGAAGCCTATTGCAGCTACTTCGATATGACCCTGGGCAACATCAGCACGCGGCTGGCGCAGCGGTCAACGCAACGGCCGCGGGTACTTTATGCCAATCTCAAGCGCATGACCCAACCACACCTGATTGCCGAGTGGTGGATCGCTCAGGCCGGCGGCCGCAGCGTCACGGACGGCGATCGGCCGACCGAGGCGCTGACCTTCTCCCGCGAGCAGCTTCTGGCATGGGACCCGGAAGTGATGATACTCAGTAACGCGGCCGAGGTCGCGGAAGCCTATGCCGATCCCCGCCTCAGCACCGTCTCGGCCATTCGCAATCGCCGCGTCGCCGCCATTCCGACGGGCGTGCACCTGTGGGGCAACCGCACCGTCGAAGAGCCTCTGACCGTGCTGTGGGCGGCGCAACTCATCCACCCTGATCTGTTCAAGGATTGGGATATCAAGAAAGAAGTCGTCGCATTCTACGCGATGTTCTTCAAGACATCGTTGGCGAAGCCGGAAGTTGAAAGAATACTGAGTGGCCGCCCGTGATCAAGTTTACGCGCGAGTTGGCTCAAGACGCGCATCCAACGCGTGTTCCATTGTCGGAACGATCACCATCTGGCCCTCGACATCCGTCAGGGTCGAGACCGCAACGCCGTAGAGTGCGCGAATGAGCGATGGGGTGATGATCTGCGCCGGCGGGCCGTCCGCCATGATCGCGCCGTCGCGCAGCACGACAATGCGGGTCGCCACCCGCACCGCATGTTCAGGATTATGCGTGCTGAACAGAATGGCATGGCCGCTGCCTGCGAGATCAACGAGATGCTTCAGCAGGCGGACCTGATAGCCATAGTCAAGACCTGTCATCGGCTCATCCAGTATCAGGATGCCGGCGCCTTGCGCCAGCGCGCGTGCGATCAGGGTCAGTTGCCGTTCGCCGCCTGAAATCTCGGTATAACGGCGCAAGGCGAGATGCGTGATCGCGAGCCGCTCCAGCACCTCATCCACGGCCCGATAATCAGCGGCTTGTGGCGCGCGGAAGATGCCTGTCTCGGCAAGACGTCCAAGCAGCACCACATCACGCACCTTATAGGGAAACGGCGCGACATGCGCCTGCGGTACGTACGCGATACGTTGCGCCAGGGCGCGGCGTGAGAATTCCGCAAGCCGGCTGTCGTTGAGTCGGAGTTCGCCCCGTTCGGGCTTCAAGAAGCCCAGCAGGATACGAAACAGCGTGCTCTTGCCAGCGCCGTTGGCTCCAAGCAACGCGACGATCTCGCCCGACTTGAGACTGATCGTAATGTCGTCAAGGATGACGCGCGTCCCGCGCCGGAAATGAACGGTGCGCGCCTCAAGGCATTCGATGTGGGGTGTGGACGTCATCATGTCCATCCTGACCGCGCTCGATGCAGCACGATGATAAAGGCCGGAATGCCCAGCAGTTCGGTGAGAATTCCGATCGGAATTTCCGAGCGCATGATGCTGCGTGACAGGCAATCGGCGCCGATCAAGAAAATCGCGCCGCAGAATGCGCTGATCGGCAGCAGGCGCGCATTGCCGGGCCCGAGCGCAAGCCGCACCACATGCGGGACCACGAGCCCTACCCATCCGATCATGCCGGCGAGCGACACCGAGAGCGCGGAGACCAGTGTCGCCGCACCGATCACGCCGTAACGCACCGGTTGCGCCGGCACGCCAAGCGCGCGCGCTTCATCGTCGCCCATGGATAGTGCATCGAGCGCGCGGCCAAACAGCGAGAGCGCGACAAGACCTCCGACGATCGGAATCATGGCCCAGCGAATCTGTGTCATGTCCACCCCGCCGAGACTGCCCATCAGCCAGTACACGATCGCCGGCAGCTCCTCGTAGGGGTCCGCGGTGTATTTGACGATCGACAGGGCAGAAGTGAACAGCGCGGCGGAAATCATGCCGCCGAGGACAAGCAAGATCATCGAAGCTTGTCCGAACATGCTCGCAATCATGAGTCCGACACTGACCGCGACCAACCCCATGATAAAAGCGGACAGTTGGACCAACGCCCAGTTGCCAAACAGCAGAATACCAAGCGCCGCGCCAAAGCTCGCGCCGCCGAGAACACCGAGAATTCCCGGCGAAACCAGCGGATTGCGAAACACCGCTTGAAAGGCGGCGCCGGACGACGCCAAAGCCGCTCCGACCAGCGCCGCGCCGAGAATCCGCGGCAGACGAATTTCCACGATGATATTATGAAGCAGTTGATAACTCTCCGGCGCCATCGGCTTCAGTCCAGCCATAGCCAGAAAAAAAGAAACGACATCGCCAATCTGAAGCGGATAGCGGCCGATCGTGAGAGCAAACAGGATTGCGCCGAGCA
It includes:
- a CDS encoding ABC transporter substrate-binding protein — encoded protein: MMLMSSMTPARADRTITDMAGRRVIIADRVARVATIGPVPVLNSFVFALGEARSLVNGLPPNLSGPRWRMQYLVDPDISRRPVLQGGGGAPLVEGLIETKPDIVLTMDRRNVDLAARARTPVVFLAWRQPNDVKAVMRLLGQIYGKTEAAEAYCSYFDMTLGNISTRLAQRSTQRPRVLYANLKRMTQPHLIAEWWIAQAGGRSVTDGDRPTEALTFSREQLLAWDPEVMILSNAAEVAEAYADPRLSTVSAIRNRRVAAIPTGVHLWGNRTVEEPLTVLWAAQLIHPDLFKDWDIKKEVVAFYAMFFKTSLAKPEVERILSGRP
- a CDS encoding ABC transporter ATP-binding protein; translation: MMTSTPHIECLEARTVHFRRGTRVILDDITISLKSGEIVALLGANGAGKSTLFRILLGFLKPERGELRLNDSRLAEFSRRALAQRIAYVPQAHVAPFPYKVRDVVLLGRLAETGIFRAPQAADYRAVDEVLERLAITHLALRRYTEISGGERQLTLIARALAQGAGILILDEPMTGLDYGYQVRLLKHLVDLAGSGHAILFSTHNPEHAVRVATRIVVLRDGAIMADGPPAQIITPSLIRALYGVAVSTLTDVEGQMVIVPTMEHALDARLEPTRA
- a CDS encoding FecCD family ABC transporter permease → MTRLMFTPVLLLGAILFALTIGRYPLQIGDVVSFFLAMAGLKPMAPESYQLLHNIIVEIRLPRILGAALVGAALASSGAAFQAVFRNPLVSPGILGVLGGASFGAALGILLFGNWALVQLSAFIMGLVAVSVGLMIASMFGQASMILLVLGGMISAALFTSALSIVKYTADPYEELPAIVYWLMGSLGGVDMTQIRWAMIPIVGGLVALSLFGRALDALSMGDDEARALGVPAQPVRYGVIGAATLVSALSVSLAGMIGWVGLVVPHVVRLALGPGNARLLPISAFCGAIFLIGADCLSRSIMRSEIPIGILTELLGIPAFIIVLHRARSGWT